The genomic segment CAGGAATATTAATCGTCTGCCCTGCAACCGTCGCAGTAAATGCATTGCGCTGGCATTGGGCAGTCAGCGCCACATTTTTATTCGCGACAGTAACCGAAGGGCTGGCCGCGGCACATAAAGCACTGACGCCCTCTGTTTGTGCGGCTGAACGTAGGGCAAACAGCGCCATGTTTTGCACCGATGTGTTTTTTTGTGCCACGGCCGTTTTGGCCACTAAAAAAGTCAGCCCAATCATAATCACGCCAAGCAGCACAATGGAAACCAGTGCCTCGATCATGGCGTCGCCTTTTTGTTTATACAAGCTTGCCATTAACGCGATCGCCTTTTTCTGTAATGGAGTAAGTCAGTGCTCTGGCGGCAAGGCCCGTTCTGTCCAGCTGAATGGTGGTGATATCGCTGCTGTCGCTGTCGCTGATGCTGACCGCGGCATTTTTTGCAAAAGCCGCTGACCAGATTGCAGTGCTGGCCGTGCAGCCGCCACCTGCCACATTGCCAGCGCAGATAAAGACTTTTTGCCCGGTAATTTGCAAGCCAGCTGCTGTGCCGTTGGCGTTTCTGATGGCCAGTGCTTTAGCTTTGGAGTGTGCCATTTTTAAAACGCTTTCTGATTTTTGCAAATCACTCAAAACCAGCCAGGAAGAGCCCAGAGAAACGGCTGTAAGCGTCAGCATGACAAAAATCACTATGGTCACCATCAGCTCAATCAGGCTGAAGCCTGCTTGCTTACCAGCTTGTGAATCCACAATCGGCTCCTGTTGCTTTTCGGTCGTTAGCGGAAGTCAGCTTGAGTGTGCAGGTGAATTTTGTGCTGATGGCAGTCAGGCTGTAGCTGTTTCTATCATCCGCAATAATTGTTTTGTAAGTAAAGTCGGATTGAGAGGGCTGCCAGCCGGTGACTAATGCCTTAGTCGTTTCCGTTGTATTGGTGGTTAGCTCGTCAATGACATTGCCATCGGCGCCAGTGAATTCGTAACTTAATCTGCGCTGTAGTTTTTGTTCGAAAAATAGCGATAAAGAAACTAAATCTCCTGCTGCAGATTTTGCTGCCGCTTGGCGGATATAACGCTGATAACTGGGAATGGCAATCGAGGCCAGAATGGCAATAATGGCCACAACAATCATCATTTCTATCAGAGTAAAACCATTCTTTTTCATAACAGCCCAAAAGATACCGAGTTAATTGAAATATTCTTATATTTTTTATGTTTTGATTAAGGCTAAAACTATAAAGTGCGCTCTTTATTCAGTGCGTCTTTATTTTTTTTGATTTGATTTAAATTTGCGTTATAAATTTCAGTTGCCTGTGTTTCTGCTTGAATCTGGCTCAGCAGATTTTCACGCAAATTAGGGTTTTTTTCTTCAGCGGCTCTTTTATATAGCTTGCTTAATTTTTCCCTGGATTCTGCAATGTTTTTTAAATTGCGCTGCTCCATATTGTTCAATATGGTCAGTGCTTCATTAGGGGCTGGCGTTGCAGGGCTGGAGGCTTGTGTGGCCGCAGCGGTAGCAGGTTTTACAATATGAACTTTAGCCTTAGGTGACATTGACGCAGCATCGCCAAAGCTTACGCTGCCATTGGCTTCTCTTTGTACATACACCGCGGAGGCCAGCAGGGTGCCGGATAAAAAGAAAATGCTTAAAGCAAAAAGGGTGCGGAGCATGATAAAACCTTCAGCAGGTGGAGTGTTTTGCTCGTCGTGAGGTGACACATTTTGAGTTTTATTTTTGCCAGCACTGGGCCGGGGAGCCGCTTGCATTGCCATGACTGATGGTCATCACCAATTCAGTGCAGCCTGTATCTTTACTTTGTGTTTTGCCCGCTTTGGCGGTAATGACATAGCCAGAGCCTGAGGGCTGGCTGACCTTTACTTCATAAAACCCACTATCGCTTGTGATGGTATCGCTGCTGCTTAGCTTGAGCCCAGATGCACCAAAATCGCTGGTGTAAGCGGTATTGTTTGCCCGCCACTTTTCTTCGGCCTGCTGGATTTTTGCAATCATCACCACGGCATCGCTGCGGCGGCTTTTTCGCACGCTGTCCTGGTAGCTTGGAAGGGCGATGGCCGCAAGAATGCCGATGATGGCTACGACGATCATCATTTCAATAAGTGTAAAGCCTCTGTTCATAAGGAATTCACTTAGGGTGTTTTATTTATGTAAGGAGATATTAGTGGTATTGACGAAAGGCGGCAATCTCTTTGTGCTATATAAGTATTTTGTTGTTTTGTCGATGGGTTGGGGTAAGTGTCGTGAAAATTATTAATGTGAATTGGTGGGGTTTAGTGTATATATTATTGTTTTTAAAAGATAATTTTGTGTTTTTGCCGTTATCTCAGAAATGTTTCTTTTGTGTTTTAAAGACGGAAATAGTAAATATATTTTGTGTTGTTTTGATGAAAATAGAGGGGAATATTTTTAAAGTGGTATTGCTTAAAATGTCTGGGGATAAAAAAATCCCCAGCAAAGTGTGCCGGGGATTTTGAGATGCCGCCTGACTAGGGTAGGAAAGTTGTGTTTAGTCCGGGGTCATTTTTTGATGCGCGGCCCGGCCCAGTCGGTCGTGTACTGCCAGCCAAGCGGGCTCATTAGGCGGAAGCACCAGTAAAATAGCATCCAGCCCCTGAGTATCTAAATCGCGCAAAGTGGCGTAAATCATTTGTGCGTATTCATCCGCGTTATCCGGCATCAGGATGTGCAGCGTGGTGTCATCCTGTGGCAAGGGCGCTTGTGTGTGCAATACCGCCAGCTTTTGCCCCGCTCTTGCCTGGGCTGCAGCCGCCATTTGTGTCTGATTGCCGGTTAATAGCGTGGTGCGCGGTGCATAGTGAGAATCCAATAAGCCTGAGGCACGAATCTTGGCGCTGCTGGCGTTTTGTAAGTGTTCAACGCTGTGGCCCAGCACGGCTTCAATTGCCTCACGGGCTACACCACCGGGGCGAAGTAAAACCGGGCGCGGGCCGATCAGGCTGATAATGGTTGATTCAACGCCCACGTCACAAGCGCCGCCATCCAGAATCAGCGACACACTTTCAGGACTGAATTCATCCCTTACATGTTGTGCGGTAGTGGGGCTGACATGGCCGAACTGATTGGCCGATGGGGCGGCAATGCCGCCGCCAAAGCGCTGCAATAGCTCGTGGGTAATTGGGTGATCAGGCGCGCGTAAACCTACACTGTCTTGCCCGCCGGTGACGGCATAGGAAACATGCGGTTGTTTTTTTAGGATTAGCGTCAGCGGGCCGGGCCAAAAAGCATCGGCCAGTTTCCATGCATCATCAGGGATCTCTGTGGCCCAATCACTGAGCTGTGCTTTTCCTGCAATATGCACAATGACAGGGTGATCGTTCGGGCGGCCTTTAGCGGCAAAAATTTTGGCCACGGCCAGTGGCTGAGCTGCATCTGCGGCTAAGCCATAAACTGTTTCAGTGGGAATGCCGACCAGCTCTCCGGCTTTAAGAAGGGCAAGGGCTTGATCCAGATCGCTAGTCATCAGAAGCTTTCATACAAAAGAGCGAATTATACCTTGATGTACAGCCAGCGCGAAGGCCGTTGTTTTAGTGCTTTCTTTAGGCCTGCAAGATGTTTAAGGTGGATATTCACGCGTGATACCATGCTGCAGCACTGGCCACTGGCCGTAATCTCAGAGAGGAAATATGCCTTTATTAGATAGTTTTACCGTTGATCACACCCGTATGCAGGCCCCTGCGGTGCGCGTTGCCAAAACCATGCTGACCCCAAGTAAAGACACGATCACTGTGTTTGATTTGCGTTTTAGCGTGCCTAATCAGGAAATTCTTTCTGAGCGCGGCATTCATACCCTAGAGCATTTATTTGCGGGCTTTATGCGTGACCATCTGAATGGCGATGGCGTAGAGATTATTGATATTTCGCCTATGGGCTGTCGTACTGGTTTTTATATGAGCTTATGCGGTGCCCCTAGCGAAGCGCGTGTGGCAAGTGCATGGAAGTTGGCGATGGAGGATGTTTTAAAGGTAAAAGAGCAAAGTGAGATTCCGGAGTTGAACGAATACCAGTGCGGTACTTTTGTGATGCATTCATTGGAAGAAGCACAAGGTATTGCAAAAAATGTGATTGCCCGAGGTATTGGCGTCAATCGCAATGATGAATTAGCACTCTCAGCGGAAAAGCTGCAGTCCCTTTAATTGGGTAGATGTAAAAAAGGCTGATTTTATATCAGCCTTTTTTTTGTTCATTAATGCGATAAATCGCTGCCTGCACTCATGGTTTGTTTTTTCATGACAAATAAAAGCGGCGTAACACATAGCATGGCAATGCCAAAAAGCATAAATAAATGTGCAAAAGACAGCATTTGCGCTTGTTTGGCAATTTGCTGGGCGAGGAGTGCCTGAGCTTTGATTGGGGCGAGTGTTTCTGGTGTGCCCATAAACAATAAGCGGCTTTTTAATCCGGCAATACGCTCTATAGTCTGAGCACTATTGCTAATCACATGCTCGTTCAGCGCAGCCCGTTTTGCATCGCCTAATTGGGCGAGGAGCGTGGCAGAGAGCGCAATGCCGACACTGCCGCCTAATTGGCGGGTTAAGTTATATAAGCCCGCTGCATTAGGAATTTGCTGCGGCAAAATATTGGCCATGGTTAGCGCATTCAGTGGCATAAAAATCATCCCCAGCCCTAAGCCGCGAATGATCATGGGCCAAAGAAAGTCATTCATGCCGGAATCGGTCGTGAAATGATAATGCTGCCACATTCCATACATAAACAGCATGGCGCCAAGGGCAATCAGCGCTCTGGCAGAAACACCCCGCGCAACTAATTTTGCAGAAATAGGCATGGCTAAACCCGATGCCATCGCTGAAGGTAAAATCATTAATCCCGTTTGCCATGCGGTATAGCCCATTAAGCTTTGCACATAAACAGGAAAAATAAATACGGTTGAAAAGAGCGATGCACCCAGCAAAAATGTCATGACTAAGCCCGCAGAAAATTGCGGGTCTTTACAGATGGATAAATCAACAATGGGGTGTTTGATTTCCAGCTGGCGGATAATAAATAAGCTGAGTGAAAAAAAACTAATCAGCGCATAGCTGATAATTTCGGGAGAGGTAAACCATTCTAAGCGCTCGCCTCTTTCCAGTAGTAATTGTAAAGTGGCAATGCCAGTGGCCATTAAAATCAAACCGATATAGTCGATTTTGTTAATGGCTTGTTGGTGTTTGGCTTCCGGCATATAGAGCAGCGTCAGAAACAGCGCAATACCGCCGAGTGGCAGATTAATATAAAAAATCCACGGCCATGAATATTGATCGGTCAGCCAGCCGCCTAAAGTAGGTCCCAGCATCGGGCCTGTCATAATCCCCATGCCAAAAATAGCCATGGCCGTGCCCATTTCCTTGCTGGGAAAGGTATCAAATAAAGTAGATTGGGCAGTGGCAATTAAACCGCCCCCGCCTAAACCCTGCACAATCCGCCAGAAAACAAGGCCTCCTAAGCTGGTGGCATTACCGCAGGCAAATGAAGAAAAAATAAACAGGGCAATTGATAAAATAAAGTAATTTCTGCGGCCAAATAATTGCGCCAGAAAGCCAGAAATAGGCAGAACAATTACATTGGCCACTACATAGCCAATGGATACCCAAGTGATTTCATCCAGTGTTGCGCCAAGGCTACCCATCATATGCGGCACAGCAACATTCACAATACTAGTATCTAATAATTCCAATACGCAGGCCAGCGTTACAGACATCGCAATAATATAGCGATGCGCGTAAATACGCTCCGGCGTATCTGATCGGGATAAACCCGGCAAAATGGCTTTCATATCGCCTCTTTATGGTCTGATAAGGCTTTTCGCCCAAACTGTGATTCTGTGCATGCGGATAGTTTGGGATTAAAGCCCATTGCTGTATTTTGCAATTAATTCATTACGGCGTATGAATTGTTACATTCACCGACAGACCAGGGCGCAATGGATTTTTTTTAGGTAATTCATCTAAAACAATTTTCACAGGAACACGTTGTACCACTTTTGTGAAATTGCCAGTTGAGTTATCTGCGGGTAATAGCGTAAAGCGCGCACCGGTAGCAGGGCTGAATGAATCAACCTTTCCTTTTAGTTTTAAATCCGGAAAAGCATCGACTTCAATTTCAGCTTCCTGGCCCAGCTTAATTTGCTTGAGTTCAGTTTCTTTTAAATTGGCAATGACCCAAATTTTATCCGTAGGTACTAAATACATGAGTGTCTGGCCTGCTTGAATCATCTGGCCCGGCTCGACCGCTTTTTTGCTGATTACCCCGGAGGCAGGGGCATAGACTTGTGTGTCAATCAGCTGATTGCGTGCAAATTGTAAGGTAGCTTCTGCGGCCATGGCTTTAGCCTGAGCAGACTTAAGGCCAGCAGAAGAAACAGCAACTTGCTGGTCGGCGGCGTTTGCGCTTTCTTTTGAAGTGCGTAGGGCAGATTCAAGCGCACTGACGCGGGCATCGGCTGCTTTAAGTAAGGCTTCTGCACTATCTAATGCGGATTGGCTCAGCATTTTTTGAGCGGCCAGCTCTTTGCTGCGGGATAAATCTTTGCGTGCTTTCAATGCATTGGCACGGGCTTCGGTAATCTGTGCTTCGGCCGTGTGGGATTGCGCAGTAGCGGCTGCTGCATTGGCCGTTGCAGCGCCAATACGTGCAAGCGCTTCTCCAGGTTGTTTATCGTGGCCGGCTGCAGATAGGGCCTGGCGGTAGTCGGCTTCTGCTTGTGCAACTTTGACTTGATAGTCACGCGGATCAAGCTCGATGAGTAAGGATTTTTGCGGCATTAGCTGATTGTCGCTGACAGGAACCGCTTTTACATAGCCACTTACCCGGGCTGCTATGGGCACAATATGCCCTTCTAACTGAGCATTATCGCTGCTGATATGGTGGTTTCCCCACCACCAGCGGTAGCCTAAAAAACACAAAATAAGCAGGAAAATAATCGCAAGAATGCTGCGTGCAGGTGAGGCAGGTTTAGTGCTCATAGCGTGTGCTCCGGGGCGATGGCAATGCCATGCAAAACGATGTCGAGGTGAAATTGGGCGAGTTGGTTTAAGTCGTAAGTAATTGGATCTTGTCTGGCATAGGTGTGTCGCCAGATGCTGGTCAGCAAAATAGGTGAAAATAATACTCTGGCCAGCATGTCGGGGTTAGTCTGGCGAAACTCACCGCTGTCTATTCCGGCCTGGATGAGTTTGATAAGCAGAAGTCGTGATCGCTTGACCACAGTTTCAATATAAAAATCGGTTAAATCAGGGAAGTTGCCTGCTTCAGAAATCATGAGCTTGGAAATACTGCCCTTGCAGTCATTGAGCGCGGTGGCCCAGCTGGCAATTGCGGTGCGCAGACGCTGTGTGGCTGATTCGGTGCTGTTGACGGCCAGCTCTTCAATCCTATCGAGATTAGGATGGATGGTTTCGCTGATTGCGGCTTTAAAGAGGGCTTCTTTATTAGAAAAATAGAGGTAAACCGTACCTTTAGTTACACCTGCAGCACGCGCGACATCATCCAGCTTGGTTGCTGAATAGCCTTTTTGGTGAAACAAAATAAGTGCGGCCTCGATAATCTCGCCAGGGCGGGCTTCTTTGCGTCTTTGGCGCGTGCGCGTGATGTCAGTCACTCTGTTTTCTGCCTAATAACTAACCGGTCAGTCATTAAATAGATAGCTTTGGGCGATGTCAAGAATCAGCCAGGGTTGATGGCCTAAAAATGGGGAGGGTTCAGTGTGCAGGCAAAAAAAATCTGGCAGACGATAGTCTGCCAGATACTTGGCTCAGGCTTGTTGCAAGGCGCAGATCAGAAACGTTCTGGCAGCTTTTGCAGCAGGATGATGCGTTTGTTTTCAAGGCGGATATAGCCACCAAAAACGAGTTCTTTCAGAATACGGGCAATCATTTCACGGGAAGATCCCACGCGATCAGCGATGGCTTGCTGGGTGAGTGGCTCGGAAATCATTTCCTGTCCGTCCGCTTCGGTTAGCATGCCTTCAAATAAGGCGCGAACGCGGCCATAGACATCCAGCAAGGCCAGATTTTTCATGGTGAGCGAGAGGCGGCGAACCATGCGGGCCAGATTCATAATCAGCTGGTCTTTAGCGTTAGGCAGGGCATTCAGTGCTTCGCGGAAGTCTTGTTTGGAGAACATCAGGAAGGATGAATCGTCTTCAGTTTGGGTAGACCATGAGCGGGGCTCATCATCAATCAAAGATACTTCGCCAAATACATCGCCCGGCTCGCCAATCATAAAGACAAATTCTTTGCCCTGATTGTCGCTGGTAAATGAGCGTGTACGGCCTTCCAGTAGGATATACATGGATTCGCCAGGGTCGCCTTCGCGGAACAGGAAGGTACCTTTAGGAAGGTGACGTTTTACCGCTGCATTTAAAACAATGTCTAAATCTTCATCAGCAAAATCTTGAAAAATGGCAGATTGCGATAAAAAGTTTTTAAGTAAATGATGGTCCATGAGGGTTATATCTCCGTGGCTCAGTGCCTATTTCTGGCAATATTGGGTGTTAAAAATGTTCGGGTAATTTTTGTAATAATTCAATTCGTCGATTTTCAATGCGAATATAGTTGCCAAATACCAGCTCACGCATTAATTTTGCGATCATTTCTCTGGATGAGCCTACTCGGTCTGCGATTGCTTGCTGGGAAAGCGCATCTTCAATATAGCGCCGCCCGTTCACGTCTATGGCTAAATCCTCAAGTAGTAGGCGCATACGGCCATATACGTCCTTGAGTGCTAAAGATTTCACCATATTTGCTAGGTAACGATTGTAACGAATCATATTCCGCAGCAAGTTATTGTTAAGTAATGGTGTTTTTTCAAGGAGTTCAAGAAAAGACGTTTTGCTGATGCTGAGTAATTGGCAGTCTTCGGCCGCGTCTATAGAGAGCGAGCGGGGTTCTTCATCAATTAATGCCATTTCGCCAAAGCTGGTTCCAGCGGTGGCTACATAAAAGACAAATTCTTTACCGGTATCGGCGCTGGAAAAACAGCGCAATCGCCCTTCGATCAGGATATACATTGATTCGGCAATATCACCTTCTGCAAAGAGCAGCGAGCCTTTGCTGAGGGTGCGCCGGTTCGAGATCTTTTCAATGGCGGCCAGAATCTCATCGTCCAAGTCTGTAAAAAGCGGGACGGTAGAGAGTAATTGGCGAAGTGTTTCATTTTTAGTCATTAGTGCCCTGTTTTTTCGGCGTCAGCAGGCTTTTCTTCGGATGCATCAGTTTTTTCCACTTTTTTTTCAGCTGGCGCTGGTTCGTCTTCAGGTGGCGCAATTACGTCAATCTTTTTTTGCTGCATGTATTCATTCATTTCTTTCCAGCCAGCAAAAATGTCGGCTTTGGGAATTCGGATATTACGGCGGTAACAATCTTCAAGTGCACGGCCACTATGTCTGCAGGCCGCACCAATTGCTTTGCCATTGGCTTGTTGCTTGTTTACGACTTCCATGACCTTATCGCAGCCTGTGAGGGTAATTAATCCAAGCAGCATAATAATAAGACGACGCATTTTTATAGCCAGTATGTCAATAGTATTGTTATTAGTGTAAGCGAAAAATCAGGCTGCTGTTCAGGCATATTATTTTTACCAAAACAAAGACCGACGAGAGTCGGTCTTTGTTGTTTACGGGTCAATACAGCCTTATAGCTGCTGAATCCCAGCGACCATCCAGCGCGGGTCGCCGTTAATAGGGCGTACAAAATGCCATATTTCTTGGAATGGCGCAGGTGCAGAGTGAAGTGATTCACTCACTTTGCCGTAAAAGCGCACGCTGGAAACCATTCTGCCTTCTTCGGTTGCGCAATCGACAAGCTCTGCATTGAGCTCGGGAAACTCTGCAGGCTCGTCATTACCTGAGATTTCCTGGCTTAGCTCGTTAAACAGCTCAGGCGTTAAGTATTTGCGCATTTCATTGACTTGCTCAGCCGAGTGCAGGGTTTGCATATGCATAAAACTGCCTCGTGCCTGACGCAAGAATGCCGCTGTTTCTGTGCCATCTGGCAGGCGGGTAATGCCCGAGGCCGAAGTAACGGCTGCTGCCTGATCACCCATGCGAAAAACGCGGTCTGTTTGTGCGCTGTCTTGGTTTGGCATGCCTGCAAATGCAGGGCTGGCTGCTAATGCAGCTTCTTTACGACGGCGCATCATCCGCATGGCAAAGTAGCCGCCTGCGCCCAATAGTAGTAATAAGCCCCATGGGAAGCCGCCACCAGCAGATTGCGAAGTGCCGGAAGCATTGTTTGAATTAAGCAGGTTGCCTAATAAATAGCCGCCCAATGCACCCGCAGCGACACCGCCAATGATCGAGCCCATGCCACTGCGTTGTGGCTGGGGTGAGGCTTGTCCGGGTTGCTGTGCAGGAGCAACATTGCGCTGAGGAGGTGGTGCTGCCGGGCGCGTCGTCTGGCTGCGTTGCATGCCGCTGGAGCGGCCGCCACCCACACGCTTTGCTTCGGCCATGCCGCTGGCAAATAACGATGCAGTGAGTAGGGTAACCATCAGAGTACGACTAAATTGGCTCATGCCAAGTCCTTGCGTTGAATCATTCAATACATGCTTAGTGAGGTTGAATGCAGGAAAGTTCAAGTCATTCTGCAAATAAATGCAAAATGACTTGAACTTTGAATACAGCAGGGGATTGGGCGGAGGTTGTGCTGCGCGGGCGATTTTTGCAGATGTTATAGGCTCAGTGACGCTGAATGCTGTATTTGCCTTGATCTTGCCTTGATCGCTTTATGCGAAATTCCGTTGGGTGTGATGGGAAACATCGCCCATGCAGGCGGATGTTTTCAAATCATTTCAGGCGCGATGGCCCCGCTCGATCGTGACGCCTACCCGGCCAACCTCATGCAAGATGCCCAGTTTGGTGACAGAAACCTTGGCCCATGGTGCGCCAAAATCTTGCATGATGAGCTGTGCAATATGCTCTGCGAGGGCTTCAAGTAGTAGGAAATGGCGTTCTTCAAGCACTTTGCGAATGTGTCTGACTACCGCATCGTAATCAATGGTATCGACTAAGTCATCGCTGGCACAGGCACGTGCAGAAGGGATGCCAATTTCCAGATCAAGCTCTACAACTTGCGGCGCAACGCGCTCCCAGTCATACCAGCCAATAAGGGTGCGCGCACGCACTTCGTGTAAATAGATAATGTCCATGATGGGGTGACTTAATGGGTTTTACCCATCAGCGGTCATTTAGCTTAAAATCGGAAGCTTACGATTGTAGTGGATTTAGGTATGACACCGTTAATTCTAATTTTAGTAAGCTACCTGATCGGCTCCCTTTCTTTTGCCGTGATTGTCTCCAAAGCCAGTGGTTTAGCCGATCCGCGTAGTTATGGCTCGGGCAACCCTGGTGCCACAAATGTTTTACGCAGCGGCAATAAAAAAGCAGCTTTGCTCACTTTATTAGGCGATGCACTTAAAGGCTGGCTGGCCATTGTGCTGGCGCAGGCTGCGGCCCGCTCTTTAGGTTTAGGTCCAGAGGTGATTGCTCTGGCCGCTGTCGCAGTCACAGTTGGCCATATGTGGCCTATCTTTTTTAGCTTTAAAGGTGGCAAAGGCGTGGCAACCGCAGCGGGTATTTTGCTGGCGCTGGATTGGCGTGTTGGATTATTAACGCTGCTGCTTTGGTTGGTGGTCGCCAAGGGAATGAAAATTTCTTCTCTGGCTGCACTGCTGGCCGCCTTGCTTGCGCCCGTACTGGCTTGGGTCTGGTTGACGTCTTCTGCGCAAATTGCGGCTGTGTTTGTGATATCCGTGCTACTGATCTGGCGTCATGAAAGAAATATCAGGGATCTATTAACAGGAAAAGAAGGGCAGATTGGTGAGCAGGTCGATAAACAATAATTCGTCGTTAATACGTATGGTGCTGGCCGGCCTTTTGGTCGGCCTTATTCCTTTAAGTCTGGTCAGATTGTGGACTGCTGCTTTGCATGGCAGTACGGCACTGTTGGGTGAAGCTGATTTCTGGCAGGCGCTTTTAATGGGTTTTCGTTTTGATTTAAAAATATGGGCTGTTGTATGGATTTTGTTTTGTCTGCTGGCTCTGGTGCTTAATCTGGCCGGTAAGCGTTCCTGGCTTGCAAGTGTGGGCCGTATCTATTTTGGTTTTGGCCTCGCAGTGATTAATTTACTGGCGGTTTGTAATCATTTTTATTATGGCTACTACCGCAGCCCGTTTAATCCGATTGTGTTTGGTCTGCTTGAGGATGACACATGGGTTGTGCTCAAAACGATATGGCAGGATTACTCTGTCATTCGTATTTTGCTGGGTGTGTCGGTATTGGTTTTTGTGCAGTTAAAGCTCTGGAAAAAAATATTGGTCTGGGCAGAAAAAGTGCCGCACCCTGTGCGTCGCCGGGTGCGCTGGCCTGCCTGTGCTGGCTTGATTGTGCTGCTGGCCCTGTCAGCTAGGGGTAGTTTGGCGAGTCAGCCTCTTAATCCGGAAAGCTTTGCTGTTTCATCAAATCGCTTGCTCTGTGATCTGGTGCCTAATGGTCCTATTGCCTTGCATGCAGCATGGGTAGAGCGGCAGGAGCAAATTGATATTGGCCCTGATGTGACTGCGGGCTTGCAGGGGCTGGGGTTTGCCAGCCCTGTTGCGGCCGCACAGGTGCTGGGCTGGAATGTCCATACGGATGATGAAGTGATGGCGGCAATGTTCAGAAAGACGGCACAAAATGATTATCTGCTACAGCATCCTCCGCATGTGGTGATGAGCCTGATGGAATCATGGGGAATGCAGGCCATCTCTAGGCAGGCAGCAGATAACGATGTGCTGGGCAGAATGGCTAAACACACTGGCGAAGATTACTGGTTTACTCACTTTGCATCGGGCCGCAGGGGGACTCACCCGTCTTTAGAAAATCTGCTGATCAACACACCTCTTACTCCTTTGACTCAGGGCTCGTTTGGCAGTGTTTCTTATGCTTCTTCGGCGGCTAAGCCTTATAAGGATGCAGGTTATCGTACCATTTTAGTTTTCGGGGGAAGCGGGGGCTGGCGCAGGTTGCAAAGTGCGTTTTCAAAGCAATATTTTGATGATGTGCTGGATATGAATAATATCAAAGCGGCCTACCCTGAGGCGAGTGTGGCCGATGCGGGCTTGCATGATGAGTACTTATTCCGTTTTGCCTTTGATACTTTGCAAAAAGCCGATGCAAAGGGGCAAAAAGTGATGATGTTTATTTTGTCGACCACCAATCATCCGCCTTTTGTGCCTAGTATTCTTCCCAAGCATTACGTTGTTAAGCCGATCAATATGGCCAAATTTAATGATGTAACGCTTCCACCTGCTGAGGCAAAGCTGGCATTGCAGGCCTTTCAGTATTCATCTGATGCTTTAGGTGGCTTTATTGATCAGATCAAAGCTTCAGGTTTCGCGGATAAAACATTACTCGCGGCGAGTGGCGATCATCATCTTCGCTCGTTTTTTAAGTTAAAAATGAATGAAGATTTGCACTGGCTTGATCGGGTGCCTTTGTATTTGCGTATTCCG from the Iodobacter fluviatilis genome contains:
- a CDS encoding type IV pilus modification PilV family protein, with translation MASLYKQKGDAMIEALVSIVLLGVIMIGLTFLVAKTAVAQKNTSVQNMALFALRSAAQTEGVSALCAAASPSVTVANKNVALTAQCQRNAFTATVAGQTINIPAAANSPITASALTTKQDVTNAKLIGGDGVISLN
- a CDS encoding pilus assembly FimT family protein, translating into MDSQAGKQAGFSLIELMVTIVIFVMLTLTAVSLGSSWLVLSDLQKSESVLKMAHSKAKALAIRNANGTAAGLQITGQKVFICAGNVAGGGCTASTAIWSAAFAKNAAVSISDSDSSDITTIQLDRTGLAARALTYSITEKGDRVNGKLV
- a CDS encoding type IV pilin protein, with the translated sequence MKKNGFTLIEMMIVVAIIAILASIAIPSYQRYIRQAAAKSAAGDLVSLSLFFEQKLQRRLSYEFTGADGNVIDELTTNTTETTKALVTGWQPSQSDFTYKTIIADDRNSYSLTAISTKFTCTLKLTSANDRKATGADCGFTSW
- a CDS encoding type IV pilin protein; translation: MNRGFTLIEMMIVVAIIGILAAIALPSYQDSVRKSRRSDAVVMIAKIQQAEEKWRANNTAYTSDFGASGLKLSSSDTITSDSGFYEVKVSQPSGSGYVITAKAGKTQSKDTGCTELVMTISHGNASGSPAQCWQK
- a CDS encoding L-threonylcarbamoyladenylate synthase, encoding MTSDLDQALALLKAGELVGIPTETVYGLAADAAQPLAVAKIFAAKGRPNDHPVIVHIAGKAQLSDWATEIPDDAWKLADAFWPGPLTLILKKQPHVSYAVTGGQDSVGLRAPDHPITHELLQRFGGGIAAPSANQFGHVSPTTAQHVRDEFSPESVSLILDGGACDVGVESTIISLIGPRPVLLRPGGVAREAIEAVLGHSVEHLQNASSAKIRASGLLDSHYAPRTTLLTGNQTQMAAAAQARAGQKLAVLHTQAPLPQDDTTLHILMPDNADEYAQMIYATLRDLDTQGLDAILLVLPPNEPAWLAVHDRLGRAAHQKMTPD
- the luxS gene encoding S-ribosylhomocysteine lyase, whose amino-acid sequence is MPLLDSFTVDHTRMQAPAVRVAKTMLTPSKDTITVFDLRFSVPNQEILSERGIHTLEHLFAGFMRDHLNGDGVEIIDISPMGCRTGFYMSLCGAPSEARVASAWKLAMEDVLKVKEQSEIPELNEYQCGTFVMHSLEEAQGIAKNVIARGIGVNRNDELALSAEKLQSL
- a CDS encoding DHA2 family efflux MFS transporter permease subunit, which codes for MKAILPGLSRSDTPERIYAHRYIIAMSVTLACVLELLDTSIVNVAVPHMMGSLGATLDEITWVSIGYVVANVIVLPISGFLAQLFGRRNYFILSIALFIFSSFACGNATSLGGLVFWRIVQGLGGGGLIATAQSTLFDTFPSKEMGTAMAIFGMGIMTGPMLGPTLGGWLTDQYSWPWIFYINLPLGGIALFLTLLYMPEAKHQQAINKIDYIGLILMATGIATLQLLLERGERLEWFTSPEIISYALISFFSLSLFIIRQLEIKHPIVDLSICKDPQFSAGLVMTFLLGASLFSTVFIFPVYVQSLMGYTAWQTGLMILPSAMASGLAMPISAKLVARGVSARALIALGAMLFMYGMWQHYHFTTDSGMNDFLWPMIIRGLGLGMIFMPLNALTMANILPQQIPNAAGLYNLTRQLGGSVGIALSATLLAQLGDAKRAALNEHVISNSAQTIERIAGLKSRLLFMGTPETLAPIKAQALLAQQIAKQAQMLSFAHLFMLFGIAMLCVTPLLFVMKKQTMSAGSDLSH
- a CDS encoding HlyD family secretion protein — translated: MSTKPASPARSILAIIFLLILCFLGYRWWWGNHHISSDNAQLEGHIVPIAARVSGYVKAVPVSDNQLMPQKSLLIELDPRDYQVKVAQAEADYRQALSAAGHDKQPGEALARIGAATANAAAATAQSHTAEAQITEARANALKARKDLSRSKELAAQKMLSQSALDSAEALLKAADARVSALESALRTSKESANAADQQVAVSSAGLKSAQAKAMAAEATLQFARNQLIDTQVYAPASGVISKKAVEPGQMIQAGQTLMYLVPTDKIWVIANLKETELKQIKLGQEAEIEVDAFPDLKLKGKVDSFSPATGARFTLLPADNSTGNFTKVVQRVPVKIVLDELPKKNPLRPGLSVNVTIHTP